From one Tsukamurella tyrosinosolvens genomic stretch:
- a CDS encoding L,D-transpeptidase — MRNRPAVYRRIPTAVTALLVSAALVAGCTSSTGDAALPDESQKITDSTPFFDLLRPQITSSVRNGALDVQPGVPVKVSASGGTLTRVVMTNADGKEVSGKLADDGRSWSNSEPLGYNKTYKLRAEANGIGGVNVATETFSTQSPNNLAQAYFTTADNSTVGVGQTVGVKFDERIADRMAAQRAIKIVTDPPVEGAFYWISPSEVRWRPESYFKPGTKVSVDVKIYGVDLGGGTFGQKDASTRFTVGDEVITTVSDKDKIVRVTKNGKLIKTMPTSMGGPGNETPNGVYLIGDHRENMIMDSSTYGVPVNSPNGYRTLVDYAVQMSYSGIYLHSAPWSVNQQGSTNVSHGCLNVSTENALWFLQNTKRGDIVKVTDTSGPVLEGTDGLGDWNLPWSVWRAGNAKSAG; from the coding sequence ATGCGCAACCGTCCCGCCGTGTATCGACGTATCCCGACGGCGGTGACGGCACTGCTCGTCTCCGCCGCCCTGGTCGCCGGGTGCACGTCGTCGACGGGTGACGCGGCGCTGCCCGACGAGAGCCAGAAGATCACCGACTCGACGCCCTTCTTCGACCTGCTCCGCCCGCAGATCACCTCGAGCGTCCGCAACGGCGCGCTCGACGTGCAGCCCGGCGTCCCGGTGAAGGTCAGCGCGAGCGGCGGGACCCTGACCAGGGTCGTGATGACCAACGCGGACGGCAAGGAGGTCTCCGGCAAGCTCGCGGACGACGGCCGCTCGTGGAGCAACTCCGAGCCGCTCGGCTACAACAAGACCTACAAGCTGCGCGCGGAGGCCAACGGCATCGGCGGCGTGAACGTCGCCACCGAGACCTTCAGCACCCAGTCGCCGAACAACCTGGCGCAGGCGTACTTCACCACGGCCGACAACTCGACGGTGGGCGTCGGGCAGACCGTCGGCGTGAAGTTCGACGAGCGCATCGCCGACCGGATGGCCGCGCAGCGCGCGATCAAGATCGTCACCGATCCGCCGGTCGAGGGCGCCTTCTACTGGATCAGCCCGTCCGAGGTGCGCTGGCGGCCGGAGAGCTACTTCAAGCCGGGCACCAAGGTCAGCGTGGACGTGAAGATCTACGGCGTGGACCTGGGCGGCGGCACCTTCGGCCAGAAGGACGCCTCCACCCGGTTCACCGTGGGCGACGAGGTGATCACCACCGTCTCCGACAAGGACAAGATCGTCCGCGTCACCAAGAACGGCAAGCTCATCAAGACGATGCCCACGTCGATGGGCGGCCCGGGCAACGAGACCCCGAACGGCGTCTACCTCATCGGCGATCACCGCGAGAACATGATCATGGACTCGTCGACCTACGGCGTTCCGGTGAACTCCCCCAACGGATACCGCACGCTGGTCGACTACGCCGTGCAGATGTCCTACAGCGGCATCTACCTGCACAGCGCCCCGTGGTCGGTGAACCAGCAGGGTTCCACCAACGTGAGCCACGGCTGCCTCAACGTGAGCACCGAGAACGCGCTCTGGTTCCTGCAGAACACCAAGCGCGGCGACATCGTCAAGGTCACCGACACCTCGGGGCCCGTGCTGGAGGGCACCGACGGGCTAGGCGACTGGAACCTGCCGTGGTCCGTCTGGCGTGCCGGCAACGCCAAGTCCGCCGGGTAG
- a CDS encoding acyl-CoA dehydrogenase family protein, giving the protein MERTIYSEDHQQFGSAVRDYLQKQVLPHAEQYIDDKLISRDVWRGLGEQGVLGLEIPESYGGGEAEDYRFNAIAQEELAAVSMAFASSVGIDFDITTPYIVRLGTEEAKQQWLPAIAAGEAVAAIGMTEPSAGSDLAGIKSTAVRSGDDWILNGSKTFITNGYTCDVAVIAAKTNPDAKARGISLFAVDCSLPGFERGRKLDKVGQPEADTAELFYSDLRVPASALIGEVDRGFYHMMEKLPQERIGSAVGNVAHAKQILAETIEYARERKAFGASIGSFQHNKFLLADLITKIEMVQAYVDQAVVAHAEGTLTAVDAAKVKYISAEIQNQVLDSCVQLHGGYGYMREYRAARAWMDARVTRIWAGSSEIMKEIIGRDLAL; this is encoded by the coding sequence GTGGAACGCACCATCTACTCCGAGGACCACCAGCAGTTCGGCTCGGCGGTCCGGGACTACCTGCAAAAGCAGGTACTGCCGCACGCCGAGCAGTACATCGACGACAAGTTGATCTCCCGCGACGTCTGGCGCGGACTCGGCGAACAGGGCGTCCTCGGTCTGGAGATCCCGGAGTCCTACGGTGGCGGCGAGGCGGAGGACTACCGCTTCAACGCCATCGCGCAGGAGGAGCTGGCCGCGGTCTCGATGGCCTTCGCGAGCTCGGTGGGCATCGACTTCGACATCACCACGCCGTACATCGTGCGCCTGGGCACCGAGGAGGCGAAGCAGCAGTGGCTGCCCGCCATCGCCGCCGGCGAGGCCGTGGCCGCGATCGGCATGACCGAGCCGTCCGCGGGTTCCGACCTGGCCGGCATCAAGTCGACCGCGGTGCGCAGCGGCGACGACTGGATCCTCAACGGCTCCAAGACCTTCATCACCAACGGTTACACCTGCGACGTCGCCGTGATCGCCGCGAAGACGAACCCCGACGCCAAGGCCCGCGGCATCTCGCTGTTCGCCGTGGACTGCTCGCTGCCCGGCTTCGAGCGGGGCCGCAAGCTCGACAAGGTGGGCCAGCCCGAGGCCGACACCGCTGAGCTCTTCTACTCCGACCTGCGCGTGCCCGCCAGCGCGCTGATCGGCGAGGTCGACCGCGGTTTCTACCACATGATGGAGAAGCTCCCCCAGGAGCGCATCGGCTCCGCCGTGGGCAACGTGGCGCACGCCAAGCAGATCCTGGCCGAGACCATCGAATACGCCCGCGAGCGCAAGGCCTTCGGCGCGTCCATCGGCTCGTTCCAGCACAACAAGTTCCTGCTGGCCGACCTGATCACCAAGATCGAGATGGTGCAGGCCTACGTTGACCAGGCCGTGGTCGCGCACGCCGAGGGCACGCTGACCGCCGTCGACGCCGCGAAGGTCAAGTACATCTCCGCCGAGATCCAGAACCAGGTCCTGGACTCCTGCGTGCAGCTGCACGGCGGTTACGGCTACATGCGCGAGTACCGCGCCGCCCGCGCGTGGATGGACGCCCGCGTCACCCGCATCTGGGCCGGCTCGTCCGAGATCATGAAGGAGATCATCGGGCGCGACCTGGCGCTGTAA
- a CDS encoding NAD(P)/FAD-dependent oxidoreductase, with translation MRSTHVVVIGSGFGGLAAAKQLAKSNIETTLISANGTHLFQPLLYQVATGVTAGERIAPPIADVLRRRRTVDVVTGYVTEVDAERKVVTYATADGIEQIAYTYLIVAAGAAQAYFGHDEWADRTFALKTLEDAENLRTRMRAAFDAPAESPARTVVVVGAGATGVEVAGQVAELARRFHDDAEIRIHLVEGADDVLPFYGGTLSGYTLAALEKAGVTVHTGTFVTAIEDGVVTVKDKAGAEREIAAGTVVWSAGVKATPLAGVIAEATGCETDRNGRLLINRDLTVGGRADVFALGDMTSLNGLPGQSPVAMQQGRHAADVIRGTKGPGTHFRYLDKGSMAMIDTPHAVIQPPLGLPGLTGIVAWAGWLAVHLYYLAGMGNRVAVLRDWLRAFVGSARPGFATAAPPDGAQTVTVGAPEAGEELPGGLGVAGTPDGPRQVPVA, from the coding sequence ATGCGCAGCACCCACGTCGTGGTGATCGGCTCGGGATTCGGCGGCCTCGCCGCCGCGAAGCAGCTGGCCAAGTCGAACATCGAGACCACCCTCATCTCGGCGAACGGCACCCACCTCTTCCAGCCCCTGCTCTACCAGGTGGCCACCGGCGTCACCGCCGGCGAGCGCATCGCGCCCCCGATCGCCGACGTCCTGCGGCGCCGCCGCACCGTCGATGTGGTCACCGGCTACGTCACCGAGGTCGACGCGGAGCGCAAGGTCGTCACCTACGCCACCGCCGACGGCATCGAGCAGATCGCCTACACCTACCTCATCGTCGCCGCGGGCGCCGCGCAGGCGTACTTCGGCCACGACGAATGGGCCGACCGCACGTTCGCCCTCAAGACTCTCGAGGACGCCGAGAATCTCCGGACGCGGATGCGCGCCGCGTTCGACGCGCCCGCCGAGAGCCCCGCGCGCACCGTCGTGGTGGTCGGCGCCGGCGCCACCGGCGTCGAGGTGGCCGGCCAGGTCGCCGAGCTCGCGCGCCGCTTCCACGACGACGCCGAGATCCGCATCCACCTGGTCGAGGGTGCCGACGACGTGCTGCCCTTCTACGGCGGCACCCTCTCGGGCTACACCCTCGCCGCGCTGGAGAAGGCGGGCGTCACGGTGCACACCGGCACGTTCGTCACCGCGATCGAGGACGGCGTGGTCACCGTCAAGGACAAGGCCGGCGCCGAGCGTGAGATCGCCGCGGGCACCGTCGTCTGGTCGGCCGGCGTCAAGGCCACCCCGCTCGCCGGCGTGATCGCCGAGGCGACGGGGTGCGAGACCGACCGCAACGGCCGCCTCCTCATCAACCGCGACCTCACGGTCGGCGGCCGCGCCGACGTCTTCGCCCTCGGCGACATGACCAGCCTGAACGGCCTGCCCGGGCAGAGCCCGGTCGCGATGCAGCAGGGCCGTCACGCCGCCGACGTCATCCGCGGCACGAAGGGCCCGGGCACGCACTTCCGCTACCTGGACAAGGGCAGCATGGCGATGATCGACACCCCGCACGCCGTGATCCAGCCGCCGCTCGGCCTGCCCGGCCTCACCGGCATCGTCGCCTGGGCAGGCTGGCTGGCCGTGCACCTGTACTACCTGGCGGGCATGGGCAACCGCGTCGCCGTGCTCCGGGACTGGTTGCGCGCCTTCGTCGGCAGCGCCCGACCCGGGTTCGCCACCGCCGCGCCGCCCGACGGTGCGCAGACGGTCACCGTCGGAGCCCCGGAGGCGGGGGAGGAGCTACCCGGCGGACTTGGCGTTGCCGGCACGCCAGACGGACCACGGCAGGTTCCAGTCGCCTAG
- a CDS encoding LysR family transcriptional regulator, translating into MEFRQLEYLVAVADHGGFSRAAKQCFVSQSAVSHQIATLEKELGAELFERAGRRVRLTDAGESLLPRARELLRQRDEAIDAVRPRPDRIRLAANMSFARSALAAASDVRERHPGAEIDFLIKPFAQRIAAVKSGEADLALIRGRLDEPGLYLEPLWVDNPLIAFSTRHPLAALGRAPSTTELAQYPLLLPPPHQQVLLHRLVDKVFTADGLEVRFGPEIRDDHPVAFELINHPEGWTLLYEDPRQPGIASRPAPGFTLPVSGVLRTDATPNPLVAELLVGLSNGYRRG; encoded by the coding sequence ATGGAATTCCGGCAACTCGAGTACCTCGTCGCGGTGGCCGATCACGGCGGCTTCTCCCGCGCGGCGAAGCAGTGCTTCGTCTCGCAGTCGGCGGTGAGCCACCAGATCGCGACGCTGGAGAAGGAGCTGGGCGCCGAGCTCTTCGAACGGGCCGGGCGACGGGTGCGCCTCACCGATGCCGGCGAATCCCTCCTCCCCCGGGCCCGCGAGCTGCTCCGGCAGCGCGACGAGGCGATCGACGCGGTGCGCCCGCGGCCCGACCGGATCCGCCTCGCGGCGAACATGTCGTTCGCCCGGTCCGCGCTGGCCGCGGCCTCCGACGTGCGCGAGCGGCACCCGGGCGCGGAGATCGACTTCCTCATCAAGCCCTTCGCGCAGCGCATCGCGGCGGTGAAGTCGGGCGAGGCGGATCTCGCGCTCATCCGCGGCCGCCTCGACGAGCCGGGCCTCTACCTGGAGCCGCTCTGGGTCGACAACCCGCTCATCGCCTTCTCCACGCGACACCCCCTGGCCGCGCTCGGCCGGGCACCGTCGACCACGGAACTGGCGCAGTACCCCCTGCTCCTACCGCCCCCGCACCAGCAGGTGCTGCTGCACCGGCTCGTCGACAAGGTCTTCACCGCCGACGGGCTGGAGGTGCGGTTCGGCCCCGAGATCCGCGACGACCACCCCGTCGCCTTCGAGCTGATCAACCACCCCGAGGGCTGGACGCTCCTCTACGAGGACCCGCGCCAGCCCGGCATCGCCAGCCGGCCGGCGCCCGGCTTCACACTGCCCGTCTCCGGGGTGCTGCGCACGGACGCGACGCCCAACCCGCTGGTCGCGGAGCTGCTGGTCGGGCTGTCGAACGGCTACCGCCGGGGCTGA
- a CDS encoding carboxyl transferase domain-containing protein, which produces MFSRIAIVNRGEAAMRLIHAVRDLAAETGQQIETVALYTDVDRTATFVREADIAYDLGPAAARPYLNYELLGTALQETGADAAWVGWGFVAEDPVFAEKCAEVGVVFVGPSPDAMRQLGDKIGAKLIAEEVGVPVAPWSRGPVETLEDAKAKAKDIGYPLMLKATAGGGGRGIRMVASDADLEDAYLRTRDEAERAFGSGVVFLERLVTGARHVEVQVISDGETAWALGVRDCSVQRRNQKVIEESASPVLGPEQVQRLKESAERLAIKVGYQGAATVEFLYHPGDDLLAFLEVNTRLQVEHPITEVTNSFDLVRAQLHVASGGKLDGERPVERGHAIEARLNAEDPDRDFAPAPGRIALLDLPAGPGIRIDTGVSQGDTIPADFDSMIAKVIAYGRDRDEALGRLRRAMNETRVIIEGGATNKSFVLDLLNQPEVIDGSADTGWIDRVRGEGRLVADRHTSVALASAAIDAYEDEERTELTRLLTTASGGRPQVQHESGTPLDFKLRGASYRVRVARTGAHSFRLVIDTGAETRTADVDLERFDNHTGQAVVNGVRYRLTTGTHGPVHVVDVDGVTHRVSRDEGGVVRSPAPALVVAVPLAVGDEVEAGAPILVLESMKMETVLRSPFSARLKECAVTVGSQVEAGAPLLRLEPLGDGDDEAAGTAAGPIDLPAEPAQVGAVQRAAAGRDALRSQLLGYDVDPADESRLLDEYLVDRVAAELEGAAPAAAELALASVFADLAELGLRRSVGSDDEVHSPREHFHTYLRSLDADRAGLPDSYRAKLAAALGHYGVAELDRTTDLESAVFRVFLAQQRPKVGVRVITALLRKWLREPAPSAEEGGDARAVLERLMDATQSRYPVIADLARGVVFAWFGQPLLRGNREGVYSAVRAHLTHLDENPTAADRSERVAEMVRSTEPLVLLLGERLAGDHPTDNAVMLEVLTRRYYGNKGLTEVRTQDVAGTEWVVAERDGALLASAAVAYDGLSDAVAGLAQVADGAASVDADIYLSWEQQPEDQDEMVAAFDSVLSAHPLPAQVRRVTITVAGSGGAVMHHHFTFRAATNGVVEDRLIRGLHPYIAQRMQLERLRRFDLTRLTSSDDEEVYLYRAVAKENPADDRLVAFAQVRDLAAVRDGDGRLLALPTAEIALATCVDSIRRAQAARPSAKRLPTNRIVMYIWPPVDLSDAELEALAGHIGSTTVGAGLEEVLLIGRRRDAATGELVKTEVRVSFSPTGRADLHIGEPIEDTVEPIDGYRQKVLRAASRNTVYPYELTSALGDFVEYELAEGDIADVLVPTDRPKGRNTAGIVVGVISTATELYPEGVKRVLLLGDPTKSLGALAEAECRRISAAIDLAHRMELPVEWYALSAGARISMDSGTENMDWVAAALKKIVEFTQQGGEINIVSAGINVGAQPYWNAEATMLMHTKGVLIMTPESAMVLTGKQSLDFSGGVSAEDNFGIGGYDRIMGPNGQAQYWAADLMGAHQILMGHYAHTYIAPGEQAPRRAATTDPSDRDITAFPHVLADSDFTTVGDIFSAEKNPDRKKPFDIRTVMRALSDQDHEVLERWAGMADAETAVVQDVHIGGIPVCLLGIESKSVPRLGFPATDGPDTYTAGTLFPQSSKKAARAINAASDNRPLVVLANLSGFDGSPESLRKLQLEYGAEIGRAIVNFSGPIVFCVISRYHGGAFVVFSKQLNPNMTVLAIEGSFASVLGGAPAAAVVFSGEVNARTAGDARVKDLEAQVAEATGTERAALLAELDEVRGSVRAEKLGEVAAEFDGVHSIRRAVEVGSVDEIIAAADLRPKIISVIEAAQ; this is translated from the coding sequence GTGTTCAGCCGAATCGCCATCGTGAACCGAGGTGAGGCCGCGATGCGCCTCATCCACGCGGTCCGCGACCTGGCCGCCGAGACCGGGCAGCAGATCGAGACCGTCGCCCTCTACACCGACGTCGACCGCACTGCGACCTTCGTCCGCGAGGCCGACATCGCGTACGACCTGGGGCCCGCCGCTGCGCGCCCGTACCTCAACTACGAGCTGCTCGGCACCGCCCTGCAGGAGACCGGCGCCGACGCGGCGTGGGTCGGCTGGGGCTTCGTCGCCGAGGATCCGGTCTTCGCCGAGAAGTGCGCCGAGGTCGGCGTCGTCTTCGTCGGCCCGAGCCCCGACGCCATGCGCCAGCTCGGCGACAAGATCGGCGCGAAGCTCATCGCCGAGGAGGTCGGCGTCCCCGTCGCGCCGTGGAGCCGCGGCCCCGTCGAGACCCTTGAGGACGCGAAGGCCAAGGCCAAGGACATCGGCTACCCCCTCATGCTCAAGGCCACCGCCGGCGGCGGCGGTCGCGGCATTCGCATGGTCGCCTCCGACGCCGACCTCGAGGACGCCTACCTGCGCACCCGCGACGAGGCCGAGCGCGCCTTCGGCAGCGGCGTCGTCTTCCTCGAGCGCCTGGTCACCGGTGCCCGCCACGTCGAGGTGCAGGTCATCTCCGACGGCGAGACCGCCTGGGCCCTCGGCGTCCGCGACTGCTCCGTGCAGCGCCGCAACCAGAAGGTCATTGAGGAGTCCGCCTCGCCGGTGCTCGGCCCCGAGCAGGTGCAGCGGCTCAAGGAGTCCGCGGAGCGCCTCGCCATCAAGGTCGGCTACCAGGGCGCCGCGACCGTCGAGTTCCTCTACCACCCGGGCGACGACCTGCTCGCCTTCCTCGAGGTGAACACCCGCCTCCAGGTGGAGCACCCGATCACCGAGGTCACCAACAGCTTCGACCTGGTCCGCGCCCAGCTGCACGTCGCCTCCGGCGGCAAGCTCGACGGCGAGCGTCCGGTCGAGCGCGGCCACGCCATCGAGGCCCGCCTCAACGCCGAGGACCCGGACCGCGACTTCGCGCCGGCCCCCGGCCGCATCGCGCTGCTCGACCTGCCCGCCGGCCCCGGCATCCGCATCGACACCGGCGTCTCGCAGGGCGACACCATCCCCGCCGACTTCGACTCGATGATCGCCAAGGTCATCGCGTACGGCCGCGACCGCGACGAGGCCCTCGGCCGCCTGCGCCGCGCCATGAACGAGACCCGCGTCATCATCGAGGGTGGCGCCACCAACAAGAGCTTCGTGCTGGATCTGCTGAACCAGCCCGAGGTCATCGACGGCAGCGCCGACACCGGGTGGATCGACCGGGTCCGCGGCGAGGGCCGCCTGGTCGCCGACCGGCACACCTCGGTCGCCCTGGCCTCCGCCGCCATCGACGCCTACGAGGACGAGGAGCGCACCGAGCTCACCCGCCTGCTGACCACCGCGTCGGGCGGCCGCCCGCAGGTACAGCACGAGAGCGGCACCCCGCTGGACTTCAAGCTGCGCGGCGCGAGCTACCGCGTCCGCGTCGCCCGCACCGGCGCGCACAGCTTCCGGCTCGTCATCGACACCGGCGCGGAGACCCGCACCGCCGACGTCGACCTGGAGCGCTTCGACAACCACACCGGCCAGGCCGTGGTCAACGGCGTCCGGTACCGGCTCACCACCGGTACGCACGGCCCCGTCCACGTGGTCGACGTCGACGGTGTCACCCACCGCGTCAGCCGCGACGAGGGCGGCGTGGTCCGCTCGCCCGCGCCGGCGCTCGTGGTCGCCGTGCCGCTCGCCGTCGGCGACGAGGTCGAGGCCGGCGCGCCGATCCTCGTGCTCGAGTCGATGAAGATGGAGACGGTGCTCCGCTCGCCCTTCTCCGCGCGCCTGAAGGAGTGCGCGGTCACCGTCGGCAGCCAGGTCGAGGCCGGTGCGCCGCTGCTGCGCCTCGAGCCCCTCGGCGACGGCGACGACGAGGCCGCCGGCACCGCCGCGGGCCCGATCGACCTGCCCGCGGAACCCGCGCAGGTGGGCGCCGTGCAGCGCGCGGCCGCCGGCCGCGACGCCCTCCGCAGCCAGCTGCTGGGCTACGACGTCGACCCGGCCGACGAGAGCCGCCTGCTCGACGAGTACCTCGTGGACCGCGTCGCCGCCGAGCTCGAGGGCGCCGCGCCCGCGGCCGCCGAGCTGGCGCTGGCGAGCGTCTTCGCCGACCTCGCCGAGCTGGGCCTGCGCCGCTCGGTGGGGAGTGACGACGAGGTGCACAGCCCCCGCGAGCACTTCCACACCTACCTCCGCAGCCTCGACGCCGACCGCGCCGGCCTGCCGGACTCCTACCGCGCCAAGCTCGCCGCGGCGCTCGGCCACTACGGCGTCGCCGAACTGGACCGCACGACCGACCTCGAGTCGGCCGTCTTCCGCGTCTTCCTGGCGCAGCAGCGGCCCAAGGTCGGCGTCCGCGTCATCACGGCGCTGCTGCGCAAGTGGCTGCGCGAGCCGGCACCCTCGGCCGAGGAGGGCGGCGACGCGCGCGCCGTGCTCGAGCGCCTGATGGACGCGACCCAGTCGCGCTACCCGGTGATCGCCGACCTCGCCCGCGGCGTGGTCTTCGCCTGGTTCGGCCAGCCGCTCCTGCGCGGCAACCGCGAGGGCGTGTACTCGGCGGTCCGAGCGCACCTGACGCACCTCGACGAGAACCCCACGGCCGCCGACCGTTCCGAGCGGGTCGCGGAGATGGTGCGCAGCACCGAGCCGCTGGTCCTGCTCCTCGGTGAGCGCCTGGCCGGGGACCACCCGACCGACAACGCCGTCATGCTCGAGGTACTCACCCGCCGCTACTACGGCAACAAGGGCCTCACCGAGGTCCGCACGCAGGACGTCGCCGGCACGGAGTGGGTCGTCGCCGAGCGCGACGGTGCGCTGCTGGCCTCCGCCGCCGTGGCCTACGACGGCCTCAGCGACGCGGTCGCCGGCCTGGCGCAGGTCGCCGACGGCGCGGCGTCGGTGGACGCCGACATCTACCTCAGCTGGGAGCAGCAGCCGGAGGACCAGGACGAGATGGTGGCGGCGTTCGACAGCGTGCTGTCGGCGCATCCGCTGCCCGCGCAGGTCCGCCGCGTGACGATCACCGTCGCCGGCAGCGGCGGCGCGGTCATGCACCACCACTTCACCTTCCGCGCCGCCACCAACGGCGTGGTCGAGGACCGCCTGATCCGCGGCCTGCATCCGTACATCGCGCAGCGCATGCAGCTGGAGCGGCTGCGCCGGTTCGACCTGACGCGCCTCACCTCGTCGGACGACGAGGAGGTGTACCTGTACCGCGCCGTCGCCAAGGAGAACCCGGCTGACGACCGCCTGGTCGCCTTCGCCCAGGTCCGCGACCTGGCCGCCGTGCGCGACGGCGACGGCCGCCTGCTGGCCCTGCCGACCGCCGAGATCGCCCTCGCCACGTGCGTGGACTCGATCCGCCGGGCGCAGGCCGCCCGCCCCAGCGCGAAGCGGCTGCCCACCAACCGGATCGTCATGTACATCTGGCCGCCGGTGGACCTCAGCGACGCGGAGCTCGAGGCGCTCGCGGGCCACATCGGGTCGACCACGGTCGGCGCGGGCCTCGAGGAGGTGCTGCTCATCGGCCGTCGTCGCGACGCCGCGACGGGTGAGCTGGTGAAGACCGAGGTGCGGGTGTCGTTCAGCCCCACCGGTCGCGCCGACCTGCACATCGGTGAGCCGATCGAGGACACCGTCGAGCCGATCGACGGCTACCGGCAGAAGGTGCTGCGCGCGGCGAGCCGCAACACCGTCTACCCGTACGAGCTGACCTCGGCGCTGGGCGACTTCGTCGAGTACGAGCTGGCCGAGGGTGACATCGCCGACGTGCTGGTGCCCACCGACCGGCCGAAGGGCCGCAACACCGCGGGCATCGTGGTCGGTGTCATCTCCACGGCGACGGAGCTGTACCCGGAGGGCGTCAAGCGCGTTCTGCTGCTGGGCGATCCGACGAAGTCGCTGGGCGCGCTCGCCGAGGCCGAGTGCCGCCGGATCAGCGCGGCGATCGACCTCGCGCACCGCATGGAGCTGCCCGTCGAGTGGTACGCGCTCTCCGCGGGTGCCCGCATCTCCATGGACTCGGGCACCGAGAACATGGACTGGGTCGCGGCGGCGCTGAAGAAGATCGTCGAGTTCACCCAGCAGGGCGGCGAGATCAACATCGTCTCCGCCGGCATCAACGTGGGCGCGCAGCCGTACTGGAACGCCGAGGCCACGATGCTCATGCACACCAAGGGCGTGCTGATCATGACGCCGGAGTCGGCGATGGTGCTCACCGGCAAGCAGTCGCTGGACTTCTCCGGTGGCGTCTCGGCGGAGGACAACTTCGGCATCGGCGGTTACGACCGCATCATGGGCCCGAACGGCCAGGCGCAGTACTGGGCCGCGGATCTCATGGGCGCGCACCAGATCCTGATGGGGCACTACGCGCACACCTACATCGCCCCCGGCGAGCAGGCCCCGCGCCGCGCCGCGACCACGGACCCGTCCGACCGCGACATCACGGCCTTCCCGCACGTCCTGGCCGACAGCGACTTCACCACGGTCGGCGACATCTTCTCCGCGGAGAAGAACCCGGACCGCAAGAAGCCCTTCGACATCCGCACCGTGATGCGCGCGCTGTCCGACCAGGATCACGAGGTCCTCGAGCGCTGGGCCGGGATGGCCGACGCCGAGACCGCGGTGGTTCAGGACGTGCACATCGGCGGCATCCCGGTCTGCCTGCTCGGCATCGAGTCGAAGTCGGTGCCGCGCCTGGGCTTCCCGGCGACCGACGGCCCCGACACGTACACCGCCGGCACGCTGTTCCCGCAGTCGTCGAAGAAGGCCGCCCGTGCGATCAACGCGGCGAGCGACAACCGGCCGCTGGTCGTGCTCGCCAACCTCTCGGGCTTCGACGGTTCGCCGGAGTCGCTGCGCAAGCTCCAGCTGGAGTACGGCGCCGAGATCGGCCGCGCGATCGTCAACTTCTCGGGCCCCATCGTGTTCTGCGTGATCTCGCGATACCACGGCGGCGCGTTCGTGGTGTTCAGCAAGCAGCTGAACCCGAACATGACGGTGCTGGCCATCGAGGGCTCGTTCGCCTCGGTGCTCGGCGGTGCTCCCGCGGCCGCGGTCGTGTTCTCGGGCGAGGTCAACGCGCGCACCGCCGGTGACGCGCGGGTCAAGGACCTCGAGGCGCAGGTGGCCGAGGCCACCGGCACCGAGCGCGCCGCGCTGCTCGCCGAGCTCGACGAGGTGCGGGGCTCCGTCCGCGCCGAGAAGCTGGGCGAGGTCGCCGCCGAGTTCGACGGGGTGCACAGCATCCGTCGCGCCGTCGAGGTCGGCTCGGTCGATGAGATCATCGCCGCCGCCGACCTGCGCCCGAAGATCATCTCGGTGATCGAGGCCGCGCAGTAG
- the bcp gene encoding thioredoxin-dependent thiol peroxidase has translation MTTSTRLEPGVNAPSFTLPDQDGNPVSLSDYRGQRVVLYFYPAAMTPGCTKQACDFRDNLADFADAGLAVLGISPDKPEKLKKFQERDSITFPLLSDPDKQVLTEYGAFGEKMMYGKTVTGVIRSTFVIDADGNIEVAQYNVRATGHVAKLRRDLKL, from the coding sequence ATGACTACTTCTACGCGGCTGGAGCCGGGAGTTAATGCACCTTCTTTCACTTTGCCGGATCAGGACGGCAACCCCGTCTCGCTCTCCGACTACCGTGGCCAGCGAGTCGTCCTGTACTTCTACCCCGCCGCGATGACGCCGGGCTGCACCAAGCAGGCCTGCGACTTCCGCGACAATCTGGCCGATTTCGCGGACGCCGGGCTCGCCGTGCTGGGAATCTCCCCCGATAAGCCGGAGAAGCTCAAGAAGTTCCAGGAGCGCGACTCCATCACATTTCCGCTCCTCTCGGACCCGGATAAGCAGGTGCTTACCGAATACGGGGCCTTCGGTGAGAAGATGATGTACGGCAAGACCGTGACGGGCGTCATCAGGTCGACGTTCGTCATCGACGCGGACGGAAACATCGAGGTGGCGCAGTACAACGTGCGCGCGACCGGGCATGTCGCCAAGTTGCGCCGCGACCTGAAGCTCTAG